A stretch of DNA from Equus asinus isolate D_3611 breed Donkey chromosome 20, EquAss-T2T_v2, whole genome shotgun sequence:
CAAAGCTATCTATCTgctatttaaacaaaatattctaaaagaaaaagtgcaaTATTGTTAAACATTATCAAATTAACTCGAGTTCTCTTTTCGAAGTTTAAGAAAGGCCAGgaggtttaagaaaaaaaaagaaagaaaagaattcatatataagttaaataatttacttttataaaatatgcCAAGTATTTGACCCTCAAAAGAAAAGCTACATACTTCATATTAATGTCCAGATTAAAGTCCCTTTTAACTCtagaaaagaaattcaaggagtTTCCCCTTATGTTTAAGGTACACATTTTCCTTTAACAACTAGAGAGTTTTCAGAGCATAAATGTCATTCTCTCATTACAACAATAATGGGCTTAAATTCTCAGCTTATTTTAAGTACACAACTTTATCTGTGCAGTGTGTTTGCAATCATTGTAAACCTTTGTCTAAGGAGCTCTCTTTTTTGTATTAGAAAGTTTTCAATAGTATTGGCTTCTTTGAAGAGTCCATCTATCTCGTCAATATAAGATGCATCTACTGCTGCTCTCTCACTAAtggggaaaaaattttaagttaaactAAATAGTTATAACATCTAAACACACTACCATAGTGATGTTCTTTATTATTCTAAATTTGTTAGCTATTTCATTTAAATGGCTTTGTACATCAGAAAGCCTCGTTAATTTACAAACACTCTTCACTAAAGGTTAAATTAGTCCCACAAATATTTTTGATTATCAAGTCTCCTAACACAGCAAAATGTGTATCTTATACATTATAATTCTAATATTAAactatatacattattttaacaGCCACACAAACCATTATTCAAATACAGTGACTGTccagtagtttaaaaaaataccttataAAACACAATCTCAGgccaattaaatatttaaattcagcCTTCAAATGTATATAGATAATAGTTaagtatttcataaatataaatatttattttatctttaatatcACTCTATCATTATCATTAGCTTTACCAAATGGTATTTGTCTCAAAGAGGttttttcacaaaattttaaatgttgtatCATCATATTAGAGATCAAAATATATCCAGCCTAGCATTAGCTCTGGTAGTAGCAAAACAAAGAATGGTTATAGGGAAGTTTGGGGTTATCTTTTGAAAATAACCAACTAATCTATCACAAGAAACTGAGGTAGaataaaaaattccaaaattataATTACTGGACAGGTTTTGCAGCAACTGAACTAAACTTCTCACTATGGAGCTTCCAGCAGAAAACttctacagtcatgcactgcataacagtGTTTCAGTGAACagtggaccacatatacaatggcgatcccgtaagattagtaccataagGCCTAGCTGTATAGTAgaccataccatctaggtttgtgtaaacgCACTCTACgacgttcacacaatgacaaaatcgcctaatgatgtatttctcagaacatactcTTCTCATTaaacaatgcatgactgtatttctaAGATAAAGACTAAAGAGAATTATAAGTACTTGCCTTAAGATCTTTGCATATGTAGACAACATTAGATTAATTTCCTTGCTCATAtctgttcaaaaaaaaaatcactgggtAAGTTAAAAACTGTAAGAAACCTTCTGTATCAGAAAATCAATGTATAGAAATATAAGCATTTTATACATCACCATTCAAATCTTTCTCCAGGGCTTCATCTTTATAAAATAGTCCAGAgctttcagagaaagaggaaTCTGATTTTCCAAGAGAGGAAAGTTGTGGACTATCTGGCATTTGAGACTattagaagaaagtaaaaaaacagGTAAACAGTCAACAAGATCTTTAGAACATATACAttctctcaaaaaagaaaaaaagcaaataaaatgtctttcagaaaaaaagcaaGTATGCTAGAAATTATATGCTCTTGTGTCCTAAATAGTCATTTGAAATTTTATCATTCAGGAAACTTTCAGACCCAACAAGCAGCTTGTTCAAcatactaaattttattttcGTTTTACCTTAGACCTTGAATATGGTATTAATCCCTGACGAAGAAGTTTCCTGTTTCTTGAACCAGTAGATGTTTCCAGAGCAAAACTTTGATTTTAACAATAGCCAAATGCTTGCAAAATTTTACAAGATAACATAACCTTTAAGGGAGCAAATAAATAATGTTCCAAATGCAAACAGATCAATTGATGGGGGTCGCAGTGAAGGAGAGCAGGATACAGTGgtctctttaaaaatatcagcAACTACAGTACCTAGGTATTCTACTTATTATAGCAAAATAACTATTTAAAGCTCTATGTATCATAAAGGTGTGAACCCACTTCTGTCTCTAGatcacaaattaccacaaagaaATCTCCCCACAGTTTCTTGAAGGCCTGCACTTGGTGAAAATACAGCTGGAGTCAACACAGTTCCTGCTGGGACAATCCCAGCTCTGGgaatatgaaaacattaaattCCATTTACCAATATAATTTCGTTACATGGAAGAAATTTGAgaagcatataaaataaaatagaaggctCCGGGAGCATACAGATTACCTCCAACTCTCTTGTTCTCTTGCAATTTCTGGTATCAGGTTTTACAAGGTGACTTGCCATCATATTCAGGAGGCAAGAGCTGCAAAGTTTAGAGCAATGCCAAATTTAAGTACAAAATCGATGCTAGAGCTCTCCTGaatccttccctctccttccattcCTACTGCCACTGTGAATTTAGGCTCTCCTTCTTTGTCACTTACCTAAACTACTCAATTTCTCCCTTCCCTATTTCATCTGCCAACTGCTGTTTGGGCAATCTTTCCAAAACTCTGATTCCCATATTCCCTTAACCTTTCATAACTCTGACTATTGCATTCTTTAAACTCAGAAACCTTCCCTTGGCTACTGATCGCTCCAGAATAAGTTCAAACTGCATGGTATGGCGGCCAAAGTCCTACATCACCTGGGGCCAACCCACTTCTCCCGTGATTTTCACGTACTCCCTCTAGATACAGTCAGCCAAACTAGCAGTTTCTTTGGCACTTCCGCCTTGTTTCAGGGTTCATTTAAGATCCTTCTACCTTCATAAATTCTTAATGTTGACCTAGATCTTAAAGTTCATctaattcaatttcattttttacagAGGTGAAAACAGGTGCAGAGATAGGTGACCAAGATCAAACAAGTAAAACAAGCCAGACTAGAACCAAGATCTCTTCTAGTCTGAGATCGTTTCCACTGTCCTATCTTACCTTCCTGTAGCATcgaattttacttttaaatcacTTTCCCACAAATTCTGAAGCCAATTTCCCTAGGAGTCTGAAAGATTGTTTAAACTTAAAGCCAAAATGCTGAAACCTAGGATGATATAGTCTCTACAGCTTAAGAGATGAGGAGCCCTGTCTACACTCAAGTTACTGTGCTTGTTTTTTGAGAAACTATGCTGACCTGGCTAATTGTAATGAATCTGATTAGTCACACATAATAATCATATATGTAAGATAGCAATCGCAAATAATAAAGATGTTTCGTAAATTCTGTACAGCGCTTCTACATTCCTGTCAGCTTTCTAATATACACACTTAAGTGCTACAATAAAAACGTGGAAAAATGCACAGTAGTGCTCACTTTGCCTCGGGAAGTTCAAAACTGCTTCAGAGAAGCCAACACGAGAGTcgttctcttccctcttcccctttctgttttttccttttacatcTCTTATCTCCTCTCTCATAGTCCTAtttccacaaaaataaatttcccgTCACAGCTTAGGGTCTCAGCTGGATCCAGGCCTGGTCAAGAGGCTGGGCCTCGTCATGTGACAAACACCATTCACAGCCACTTCCCCCCGCTATGCAATCTCAGGCGTCGGGAACTTAGTCATTACCAAGAAGTACCCCTTTGCCTTATGCAACTTTTTCTCCcagacttctctttcttctcaaggCCACCTGGGCCCCTGAGGCCATTTCACCTTTTTTCTCACTTCCgtccccctctccttcctccccactaGAGACCCCGAGAAGAAGCTTCTATCCTCTTGCTGCCTTATTTCACACCCTCACGGGCGCTCATCCCTCCAGCCCACCCCAAGATGGGTCTGGTACCCAGCGCCGGGACCTTCCTCGCCAGCGACAGCCCGGAAATGGAGAGATCACAGGGTGCGAATGCGCAGATTGTGCCGGCGGCCGCGAGGCACGGCGTTCCCAGCGGTCAGCGCGCCAGTCACGTGACCCCGCGCGAGGCCTCTGGGAGCTTGGCGTGGGGCCTCCAGCTGCCGCGCGCGGAAAGGCAGCTTTGTATCTCCCGCTCTTTCTCTCACCTTAGAATCTCTGTCAAACAAAAACTCTTTCTCTGACTCCCGGCCTGTTtgtggaagaagggaaaaagctGACGCAGGTCTCTCAAGAAAGAACAGGGAAGCCTCGCCACAGCAAGGCAGGGGTGGGGCCCCGCCTCTTGGGATCTCAGTAAAGGAACGCAAAATAGTACACCCACCGCCACTTTTCAAGTACAAGTTCCGTCTTATGCCAGGTGCTTGGTTTGAAGGAAGAGTTTCTACCGACATTCCCGCGGCCTGCAAGCGAAAGTTCTAGATCCAGAGACTACGTTCCTTCAGTTCTTTTTGTTTGATGCAAGCAGACTTCTGGAGTCACACCCTTTTAGAAAAGTTCCTACTTGATGTGTCACTAAGTGTAGTGGACTTAATTGGCAGCTCTCAAAAAATACTTTGCAACACGCATGGCTCGCATCCTTGAAGCTCAGCCTCCTCGCGTGTTTTAATGTGGTGACTTTGACCTGCCGGTTCAAAGATAGACCTTCTAAACTAAAGCCTAGTTAGTAGATGTAGAAGAAAGCAAGCATATCACCTCATAAAGCAAAGGTCACTAACACCCCCCATAAATTCCAGGTACATGATCTTACACCTTAGCAAATTATATTTaacatgtttttcctttttggtttatttaaatgtttgttgtCATAAAGACTTGTAAgtattgtgtgtgtttgtttatctgttgGCCGTTTGTGAAGAAGCTGATTGTTTTAAGTAAGTTCCTAGAAAACAAGTACTCTGTTTAACTTAATAAAACTAGGCCAGATGATTATGGTGCAGTCATTAAAGGATCCCAATTACTGTCCGAGGATGATGCCAATCTGTGTTGAAATTTTCCTTATCTGtggtaaaatgaaggaaaaaggaaggagttTTTCATAAACCCAATGTATTTACTTTAAAGGGTTGTCCTTTATACTATGtcctttctaattttttggtGTTAAAGTGTCCTTTCCTGCAATAGAAatctaaagatttttaaatttttaatgtccTTATTTGGTAAAATATAAAGTTGTCCCCTCagtgtctctctcctcttcattctaatcattatttttgttattattcttaATGGTCTGTTAAATCCAAAAGTCTGGGAAATACTGATCTAATTCTTCTTCCAGCCTTCACGTTGTATAACAGCTAAACAGTTAGTCATGtagttcttaaaatatttccagGGAAAATGATTCCATCTAATAAATAACTGTTAACATCAAATTAAGAGAAACCatggtcattttattttatttttaaagtcttatcTTCTGTTTATAAGCTAAATAAGAGAAAGTGAGAGGGTGTGGAGGGTTATGGTTATCTAGTGCTTTAAAAATTCAAAGGGCTGTCACCATCCCATGTAATCTTCGCAAAAATCTCTATGGATGGGGCCGGCTTGGCCAagtggtttggtggcccagggtttcactggttcgcatcctgggagcagacatggccctgctcatcaggccatgctgaggcagcgtcctgggtgccacaactagaaggacccacaactaaaaatatacaactatgtactggggggctttagggagaaaaaggaaaaataagatctttaaaaaaaaaaaaaatcctgtggcGTAGGCAGGACTTGGAGACCCAAATGGGTTGCTctatctcaaagaaaaaaatgtttgtccCAAAACtaagaaatgggtaaattataCATTCTACGTCTTTACACCTGGAGTGAAACAATTGGCAATGGgccatttaaaattaatgtttaattttaaacattgtttGATGCTCTGCTTCTGATCCCTGTTTGACCCCACTTCATGCTTTCGTGTTAACTGGCCCAGTTGGACGCTACAGGTGGAGGACGAAAACTTCTTATGTCTGTTTCAACCGTGTGTATTCTTATCATAAACTTCTTAAatgtgctattttttttcttctgatagtCACCGCACCAAGCAGCTCCAACCATACTGCTGCAGACTTGCTTTGTAATCACTGCTGTGGAATGATGTTTTTATGACCTTAGAAAATGAAAACCCtatcttgttaaaaataaaaccaaaagaccCAACTAGCTACTTATGTAAGCAGTTTGTTTCCTTACTCTAGAACTCCTCTGTTTTCATACAGTCTCTGTAGTAgctataaaagcaaaaataaaaagtcacCTTGTTAATTCCTTTGCTAGCAAGATAATACAATTAGCACGTGTTCAAGAGAAAATTGTCTAAGAAACTTTGTCTCTGCTAATTATTTTCAAGGCTTTgactctgctttttaaaagttatgttttaGGTGCTATGATTACATT
This window harbors:
- the TEX12 gene encoding testis-expressed protein 12 translates to MMASHLVKPDTRNCKRTRELESQMPDSPQLSSLGKSDSSFSESSGLFYKDEALEKDLNDMSKEINLMLSTYAKILSERAAVDASYIDEIDGLFKEANTIENFLIQKRELLRQRFTMIANTLHR